Below is a window of Chryseobacterium arthrosphaerae DNA.
GCTATGGAATCACTGGATCCGAACGCAGAAACGGTTATGCCGAAGAGGCTGCAGGAATACTTATCCGCTGGGCATTTTCAAATGAGACTTTATCCCATATCACAGCCCGATGCTTACCGGAAAATACAGGCTCTGTTAACCTGTTAATCAAACTGAATTTTGAAGAAGACAGGAGAGATGCCCAAATGATTCATTGGGTTCTGCACAGGCCGCTAGTAAAATAAATGAGTAAGCTGCTTAGGATGTTTTTTTCCCTTTCATCCGGAATATACAGGCAGGGTTTTATTCACGTTTTGTATTAAGAACAAATTTTAGGTTCGCAAAATCTGTACTGGCTTCAACTAAAGTACAAATTCCGCTGGTGTAGGTATAAGTAGTAGTGTTTCCGTTGGGAAGACTGATTCTGTATCTTCTGGCATCAATCTTCTGAACAGGAACCATTTTCTGGAATTTTTCCGAAAAAACAGATTTTACATTTTCTGGTTCATTAAAATACAGGCTTGCGGTAGAGTATAAAACAGACTGTTTTAGAAAGCCATTGGGACCATCCTTATCTGAAAGGTTATAAAAACTCCCGTTCCAGATGGCTGTATTGTTCACTTTGATTTTCCCGTTCATTGTCCGGTAAAGTTTTGCCTGTTGCAGAATATTTTGTTTAAAGCTAACGTTCATTTTATCGTAAATCTCAATGCTGTACAGGATTTTTACCTGAGCCCGGGATTCAAAAAGATATTCGGTAATATGGTCTTTTAAAGAACGTTCTACACGGATAGTACCAATGTTCTTATCATCTTTTATAATAGAATAATTCAGATATTCTTTGGCAGACATTGCCAGATTAGGCTGAAAATAACCGGGCAACAGTATTGAAAAAATCAGGAGTGCTTTCATGATATGTATTCTTTAAAATAATTAACAATTTCTTTTATAAGATTTCTTATTGTTCGCAGGTTCGGAATGTTTATTCGGATAAATACATTTTTCCTTCTGCATTCATATAGAATCTGTAATGCAAAATTAGGCATGGGAAAAGGCTGAAATGTTCCGCAAGATAAATGCGAACCTATTAAATTGGTGTATTTTAATTGACTGAAAATAAGGTATTTAAAGTGGTTGTGCGTTCTGATTTATAATCCTGAACCGTTTTTAGACTTTGAATGTAGTTTTTTTGAAGAATTACTAATGATGAATACTCAAAATCATTGTGTCTGATTTCATAGTATCGATTAAAAAATCCTGCCTCTATTAAGAGACAGGATCCACCAAAAAGACAAAACATTTTAAATGAAAAAAATCCAAAAAGTTACTGTATAGTACAATACCATAAAGTAAACATAATCATACCTGTCATTTTTCTTTCCGGCATATTTTGAAGAAATAACACTGTGTACTGGTAATAACTACCGGTATCATGTTGTATATGAAATATTAAAATCTCAATAATAGTATACTGATCATCATTACAAATTTTAAGCTTTTCCCAGAATCAATATTTTAATGGATAAATGATCCGGGAGAATCATTTACTTTTTTAATAAAACATGATAATTGATCAGGAAACTGTTGAGAGATTCAATTTGTATTATAGTCCAAATATTCAATTTTCTTCAAATCGGTTTTTATTTTATTCTGGTCACTTACGTCTTTAGAATCTACGAATGAAATGGGCTAATGTTCTTGAACTGCGGTCAATATTGAGGGAAAACAATTAACTGCCTTCAAGTAAAATACATAATTTTCGATGCTTTTCTAAAGCTAAAAAGAATATATTCTTAATAGGAGCTTGTTATATACCAGTAATTTCCTTTCGAATGAAATGTTAAACATTTATTAGTGTTAGGATTGACTATTGTGCTTGGAGTTGGTCCATGTAACGGTAAATATATTTGTGACCCGGAGGAAGATGATATTAACTTTCCTCCAGAATTTGCTGTACACAAAACCAGGATTCTATTAATATTTTTGCCGCCTGGCGGAGGTAAAGTTATATTTCCTTTAAGGATAATAGTATGATCATCATCCAGTACAGAACCACTTCCTTCCCTGATCTTAGCATATATGCCACTTCCTGAATAAGTTGTGGAATCTAAGGCAGAACTGAACCGCACCCAGATACTGCCATCAAAGTAATAATAGCCTTCTTCTTTAACGTTTTTAGTTTGTACTGTGGGGTTATTAGCTGCTGAGGTAACATATACTATTGCACCTTTCTGACTTGAAGTATAAGTTTTATCAGAAAGCTGATTCCCTGTAATTCTTGGAGCAATAATACCATCATAAAAAGCAGGATTTGCTGGTTTGCCTACGACATCTAAGCTTGCATGAGGTTTAGTAGTGTTTATCCCTACCTGACTAAAAGTACTGACTGATAAACAAAAACTTACCATAAAAGTAACCTTTTTCATGAGTAAATGTAATTTAATTATAAATTGAATTTAAAAATGTAATCTCTAAGACATACATACCCGGACTTTATACTTTGAAAGCTTCTGTCTGGTATGATACTCCGACTTTGTAAATTTTGACAAGCCATTCACTAAACTTGCCCCAATACCAATCGATTTATTTTGTATCGCAATAATCGAAAGAAAATTCTGTTTTGAAAAAAAATTACCTATCCACAAATACTCATTTATACTTACATTAATTCATTATCACTAATGAAACATTTATCGGAATTTTTTTTAGAAAAGTAAAGTAACTTATTAACCACCATAAAAACTCATATTTACCCTAAAATGTAAGTAGTTCAAAACATAGAAGTATCTTAGTGCAATAAATCCACAATTTTTATGATCTTGTTAGGATTAATGTTTAATATTTGATAATCATTTGGAGTGTTTAATGTCTGTACATTTATTAAAACAAGGGTTTAGATTTGCTAGATCCTTGTTTTTTGTTTTGCGCTTATAAAGAAATATTATAGATTCATTTTTTAAAAAAATATATATAATTTTGCACCTGCAATTCAGCAGTTCCATGCTATAAACACAAATAATTTATACAATAAATTAGATTATGAAATTTTTTGCTTTAATGTTTTCATTCATGATAGTAATCGTGAATGCTAAAGATCCGTCCCGGCAGCAAATTGATAGCCTGATCAATATAGCAAACAATAAAAATGCATATTCAAATTTAGGAGATAAAGAAATGCTGAGATTAATTACCGAAGCTTATTATCTTTCAAAGGACCTGGGATATGACGGAGGACGTTTAGAATCGCTAATTAAGTTTCTGGAAATATATTATAACACGAACAATATCAATGGTATATACGAAAAAGTAGATGAGGCCATCAGGCTGGCTACAGAGCTGGATAATAATTATATTCTAAGCAGAGCATTAAGATACAGAGCATGGATGTATATTAAAATAGGCAAATATAATCTCGCAAAATATGAATTAAAAAAAGCAGCAGAAATTGCTTCAGATATTATTGACAATGATCAGAAATACAAGTCTTTAATGAATATTAGTTCTACTATGGCCTCTTATTACGAAGCTTATAAATCAGATACTGATTCAATGCTGTCCTATGCCAACAAAGCGTATCACTATGCTTCCAATATTAAAAGTTCAAATCCAGATAAAAAAAAATACCTTTCAGCAACAGCCACTGTAATAGGCCATATTTTATTATATAAAGGAAATGTAAAAGATGCTAAAAAATATATTCTTAATGCCGAAGAAAATCTTATTAATAGTCCAGATAAAGCGACTCTGGTAAAAATATACAAAGCATTAGGAATAATTTCGATGAAAGAGCATCAACACGAGCTGGCACTAGATTATTTTAATAAGTCTGTTTTTCTTGCAAAAAAATACAATCAAAATGATGAGTTAAAAAATATCTATCCAATGGTATCAAAAGCTTATGAGGCATTAAAAGATTATCAAAAAGCTCTTCATCAACATGATAATTACAAGAAAATCAATGACAGTTTGAATTTCGAAACAAAAAAAGTAATAAATAAAATAAAAAATCTTCCAAATAAAGATTACCGAAGGTTTGATTCCTTTGACTACAGTATTTTTGGAGTATGTTTATTGCTGATCACACTTATGATTGTACCTAAGCAAGATATAGTAGAAGCATCCAAATCAGAGATAATGGTAATTACTGAAAAAGAAAATCAAAAACAAAATATTTTATCATATACAACTATAGAACAGCTGAATCAGCTTACAGATCTTGCTACAAAAAATGAACAAGCTTTTTATACAAAATTCCAGGAAATATACCCTCATTTTATAATAAATATAACCGAAAAGTTTCCAAAACTATCTACTGCTGACATTAGATTATGCGCATATTTAAAAATGAATTTTGACACGAAACAAATTGCAGTTTTTACTAATTCTACCATCCGATCTGTGGATGCAAAGAAATATCGTCTTAGAAAAAAGCTAAATCTTACTCCAGAAGAAGAATTATACGCTTATGTATCAAAATTCTGATTAGTATGAATTGGGCACAAACTTTTAGGGTATTTCTGAT
It encodes the following:
- a CDS encoding DUF6134 family protein: MKALLIFSILLPGYFQPNLAMSAKEYLNYSIIKDDKNIGTIRVERSLKDHITEYLFESRAQVKILYSIEIYDKMNVSFKQNILQQAKLYRTMNGKIKVNNTAIWNGSFYNLSDKDGPNGFLKQSVLYSTASLYFNEPENVKSVFSEKFQKMVPVQKIDARRYRISLPNGNTTTYTYTSGICTLVEASTDFANLKFVLNTKRE
- a CDS encoding helix-turn-helix transcriptional regulator, with protein sequence MKFFALMFSFMIVIVNAKDPSRQQIDSLINIANNKNAYSNLGDKEMLRLITEAYYLSKDLGYDGGRLESLIKFLEIYYNTNNINGIYEKVDEAIRLATELDNNYILSRALRYRAWMYIKIGKYNLAKYELKKAAEIASDIIDNDQKYKSLMNISSTMASYYEAYKSDTDSMLSYANKAYHYASNIKSSNPDKKKYLSATATVIGHILLYKGNVKDAKKYILNAEENLINSPDKATLVKIYKALGIISMKEHQHELALDYFNKSVFLAKKYNQNDELKNIYPMVSKAYEALKDYQKALHQHDNYKKINDSLNFETKKVINKIKNLPNKDYRRFDSFDYSIFGVCLLLITLMIVPKQDIVEASKSEIMVITEKENQKQNILSYTTIEQLNQLTDLATKNEQAFYTKFQEIYPHFIINITEKFPKLSTADIRLCAYLKMNFDTKQIAVFTNSTIRSVDAKKYRLRKKLNLTPEEELYAYVSKF